A genome region from Astyanax mexicanus isolate ESR-SI-001 chromosome 19, AstMex3_surface, whole genome shotgun sequence includes the following:
- the il12rb2l gene encoding interleukin 12 receptor, beta 2a, like isoform X2: MAWQNGALLLPLFFTLNLFIWLFPEASCGQNASCWWNNVSHDGQVSIECHANPPSFLQKCGQCRLRLTTSENTTQADLHQCSRNAANFTAVLSPQAMQDVQAKLWCPDQGPQDCIIKEGYPPPTCLIPDFEYERKVIHCFWDHHSSNLYNITLHWEEVPKSRDHGYSLWEGDRGRILRTDFVYFEKIRVRVSAESPMGSVHSDFADFHTGSIREPIPPEFTSNTFNPLEIFWNVEREDDNVEKCHCEVRYKNEWTLDWTEVKDTFEGVYVLQDTEPFTNYTFLVRCGFGDYQEGITMSNWSSYTVQTPAAAPVGKLDVWSNCEADLDEPICHILWKMPKIEARSQIDGYRMSVKLNNGSELGSAEYKAAQCKQCETVADSCKSCPQEQCQCCIQVPLQDVKDIRVTANSLVGQSRPALVALPRTGLPIPEVNMTVKMKSQSLDVSWSAPQQFSESIQEYVVQYKLIGLPHQLCLDWTKVNKTTNSVRLKGQFRNYKRYNVSLFAVINNGSRLLQSDVVYAVQGVPPKVTGVKVTEIFPSKVKLTWKPIPLEKSNGFILEYLVGIDNHTVWNVSKDENSTRVPCDLDPGRLYEVWICGVTVAGEGERTTVRFTTSPADSSFSITVFFTFLSCLIIIISVVVIICCCSRSKWILKFFKVPDPINSKLFQSMNNQFRQSWLANPSEYTLTVSQVEVFIIPENPLDPEEEEEEEEELIVGLPQVEPQRTHPETDRDREEDGDKELHKPGEIETIDSKHLPGTNNYSQMLDSSEEEASRDDEYEEWEEQACPSDYEKHFMPCIQDA, from the exons atggcATGGCAGAATGGAGCGCTACTCCTGCCTCTCTTCTTCACCCTCAACTTATTCATCTGGCTTTTTCCTGAAG CTTCATGTGGACAGAATGCAAGTTGCTGGTGGAATAACGTCTCACATGATGGCCAGGTGTCCATAGAGTGCCATGCAAATCCACCCAGTTTCCTGcagaagtgtgggcagtgtcgaCTTCGTCTTACCACGTCTGAAAACACAACCCAGGCTGACCTTCACCAATGCTCCCGCAACGCTGCAAATTTCACCGCTGTTCTGTCACCGCAGGCAATGCAGGATGTACAGGCCAAGCTCTGGTGCCCTGACCAAGGACCTCAGGACTGTATTATAAAAGAAGGAT ATCCACCTCCCACCTGCTTGATCCCAGATTTCGAATATGAGCGGAAAGTAATCCACTGCTTCTGGGATCACCATTCCTCAAATCTTTACAACATCACCCTTCACTGGGAGGAGGTCCCTAAAAGCAG GGACCATGGCTATAGTCTGTGGGAAGGTGACAGAGGCAGGATCCTTCGTACTGATTTTGTAtattttgaaaaaatcagagtgcgGGTTTCTGCTGAAAGCCCAATGGGCTCTGTGCATTCAGACTTTGCAGACTTCCACACAGGCAGCATCC GAGAGCCAATCCCTCCTGAGTTTACCAGTAACACATTTAATCCCTTGGAGATCTTCTGGAATGTGGAGAGAGAAGACGACAACGTTGAGAAATGCCACTGTGAAGTGCGTTACAAGAACGAGTGGACGCTGGACTGGACAGAG GTCAAAGATACATTTGAGGGAGTCTATGTGCTGCAAGACACTGAGCCGTTCACCAACTATACGTTTCTCGTTCGCTGTGGGTTTGGTGATTACCAAGAAGGCATCACTATGAGTAACTGGTCCTCGTACACCGTTCAGACCCCTGCTGCAG CTCCGGTTGGAAAACTTGATGTTTGGAGTAACTGTGAGGCTGATTTAGATGAGCCCATCTGCCACATCCTATGGAAG ATGCCAAAGATCGAGGCGAGAAGCCAGATCGACGGTTACAGGATGAGTGTGAAGCTGAATAATGGCTCAGAGTTGGGCAGTGCCGAGTACAAGGCTGCACAGTGCAAACAGTGTGAGACGGTAGCGGATTCATGTAAAAGCTGTCCCCAAGAGCAGTGCCAGTGCTGCATCCAGGTTCCTCTCCAGGATGTAAAGGACATTCGTGTGACCGCTAATTCATTGGTGGGGCAGAGCCGTCCAGCACTCGTGGCGTTACCCAGAACAG GTCTACCAATACCTGAGGTGAATATGACGGTGAAAATGAAGAGCCAGTCGCTGGACGTATCGTGGTCAGCGCCTCAGCAGTTCAGTGAGAGCATACAGGAGTATGTAGTGCAGTATAAGCTTATAGGACTACCTCACCAGCTGTGCCTGGACTGGACCAAAGTTAACAAAACCACAAATTCCGTCAGACTCAAAG GTCAGTTTCGTAACTACAAACGTTACAATGTGTCCCTGTTCGCCGTCATCAACAACGGGAGCCGATTGCTCCAGTCTGATGTTGTGTACGCTGTACAAGGAG TGCCTCCAAAAGTCACAGGTGTGAAAGTTACAGAAATCTTCCCATCCAAAGTAAAACTgacatggaaacccattccactTGAAAAAAGCAATGGATTTATTCTGGAGTACTTAGTGGGCATCGATAATCACACAG TGTGGAATGTGAGTAAAGATGAGAACAGCACCAGGGTGCCATGTGACCTGGATCCTGGAAGGCTGTATGAAGTGTGGATCTGTGGGGTGACTGTGGCCGGGGAGGGAGAAAGGACAACTGTCAGGTTCACCACATCTCCAGCTG attcCAGCTTCTCAATTACAGTATTCTTCACTTTTCTGAGCTGTTTAATCATCATAATATCGGTTGTTGTAATAATTTG CTGCTGTTCACGATCCAAGTGGATTTTGAAGTTCTTTAAAGTCCCAGACCCCATCAACAGCAAGTTGTTTCAGTCAATGAACAATCAG ttcCGACAATCATGGCTTGCAAACCCCTCGGAGTACACACTGACCGTCTCCCAGGTGGAGGTATTCATAATCCCTGAAAACCCCCTAGacccagaggaggaggaggaagaggaggaggaactcATAGTTGGTTTACCTCAAGTTGAGCCCCAGCGAACTCATCCAGAGACGGACAGAGACCGCGAGGAAGACGGTGATAAAGAGCTACACAAGCCTGGAGAAATAGAGACGATTGATTCCAAGCATCTTCCTGGGACAAATAACTACAGTCAGATGCTCGACAGCAGTGAGGAGGAGGCCAGCAGGGATGATGAATATGAGGAATGGGAGGAGCAGGCTTGTCCTTCAGACTACGAGAAACATTTCATGCCCTGCATTCAGGATGCATAA
- the il12rb2l gene encoding interleukin 12 receptor, beta 2a, like isoform X1, with amino-acid sequence MAWQNGALLLPLFFTLNLFIWLFPEASCGQNASCWWNNVSHDGQVSIECHANPPSFLQKCGQCRLRLTTSENTTQADLHQCSRNAANFTAVLSPQAMQDVQAKLWCPDQGPQDCIIKEGYPPPTCLIPDFEYERKVIHCFWDHHSSNLYNITLHWEEVPKSRDHGYSLWEGDRGRILRTDFVYFEKIRVRVSAESPMGSVHSDFADFHTGSIREPIPPEFTSNTFNPLEIFWNVEREDDNVEKCHCEVRYKNEWTLDWTEVKDTFEGVYVLQDTEPFTNYTFLVRCGFGDYQEGITMSNWSSYTVQTPAAAPVGKLDVWSNCEADLDEPICHILWKEMPKIEARSQIDGYRMSVKLNNGSELGSAEYKAAQCKQCETVADSCKSCPQEQCQCCIQVPLQDVKDIRVTANSLVGQSRPALVALPRTGLPIPEVNMTVKMKSQSLDVSWSAPQQFSESIQEYVVQYKLIGLPHQLCLDWTKVNKTTNSVRLKGQFRNYKRYNVSLFAVINNGSRLLQSDVVYAVQGVPPKVTGVKVTEIFPSKVKLTWKPIPLEKSNGFILEYLVGIDNHTVWNVSKDENSTRVPCDLDPGRLYEVWICGVTVAGEGERTTVRFTTSPADSSFSITVFFTFLSCLIIIISVVVIICCCSRSKWILKFFKVPDPINSKLFQSMNNQFRQSWLANPSEYTLTVSQVEVFIIPENPLDPEEEEEEEEELIVGLPQVEPQRTHPETDRDREEDGDKELHKPGEIETIDSKHLPGTNNYSQMLDSSEEEASRDDEYEEWEEQACPSDYEKHFMPCIQDA; translated from the exons atggcATGGCAGAATGGAGCGCTACTCCTGCCTCTCTTCTTCACCCTCAACTTATTCATCTGGCTTTTTCCTGAAG CTTCATGTGGACAGAATGCAAGTTGCTGGTGGAATAACGTCTCACATGATGGCCAGGTGTCCATAGAGTGCCATGCAAATCCACCCAGTTTCCTGcagaagtgtgggcagtgtcgaCTTCGTCTTACCACGTCTGAAAACACAACCCAGGCTGACCTTCACCAATGCTCCCGCAACGCTGCAAATTTCACCGCTGTTCTGTCACCGCAGGCAATGCAGGATGTACAGGCCAAGCTCTGGTGCCCTGACCAAGGACCTCAGGACTGTATTATAAAAGAAGGAT ATCCACCTCCCACCTGCTTGATCCCAGATTTCGAATATGAGCGGAAAGTAATCCACTGCTTCTGGGATCACCATTCCTCAAATCTTTACAACATCACCCTTCACTGGGAGGAGGTCCCTAAAAGCAG GGACCATGGCTATAGTCTGTGGGAAGGTGACAGAGGCAGGATCCTTCGTACTGATTTTGTAtattttgaaaaaatcagagtgcgGGTTTCTGCTGAAAGCCCAATGGGCTCTGTGCATTCAGACTTTGCAGACTTCCACACAGGCAGCATCC GAGAGCCAATCCCTCCTGAGTTTACCAGTAACACATTTAATCCCTTGGAGATCTTCTGGAATGTGGAGAGAGAAGACGACAACGTTGAGAAATGCCACTGTGAAGTGCGTTACAAGAACGAGTGGACGCTGGACTGGACAGAG GTCAAAGATACATTTGAGGGAGTCTATGTGCTGCAAGACACTGAGCCGTTCACCAACTATACGTTTCTCGTTCGCTGTGGGTTTGGTGATTACCAAGAAGGCATCACTATGAGTAACTGGTCCTCGTACACCGTTCAGACCCCTGCTGCAG CTCCGGTTGGAAAACTTGATGTTTGGAGTAACTGTGAGGCTGATTTAGATGAGCCCATCTGCCACATCCTATGGAAG GAGATGCCAAAGATCGAGGCGAGAAGCCAGATCGACGGTTACAGGATGAGTGTGAAGCTGAATAATGGCTCAGAGTTGGGCAGTGCCGAGTACAAGGCTGCACAGTGCAAACAGTGTGAGACGGTAGCGGATTCATGTAAAAGCTGTCCCCAAGAGCAGTGCCAGTGCTGCATCCAGGTTCCTCTCCAGGATGTAAAGGACATTCGTGTGACCGCTAATTCATTGGTGGGGCAGAGCCGTCCAGCACTCGTGGCGTTACCCAGAACAG GTCTACCAATACCTGAGGTGAATATGACGGTGAAAATGAAGAGCCAGTCGCTGGACGTATCGTGGTCAGCGCCTCAGCAGTTCAGTGAGAGCATACAGGAGTATGTAGTGCAGTATAAGCTTATAGGACTACCTCACCAGCTGTGCCTGGACTGGACCAAAGTTAACAAAACCACAAATTCCGTCAGACTCAAAG GTCAGTTTCGTAACTACAAACGTTACAATGTGTCCCTGTTCGCCGTCATCAACAACGGGAGCCGATTGCTCCAGTCTGATGTTGTGTACGCTGTACAAGGAG TGCCTCCAAAAGTCACAGGTGTGAAAGTTACAGAAATCTTCCCATCCAAAGTAAAACTgacatggaaacccattccactTGAAAAAAGCAATGGATTTATTCTGGAGTACTTAGTGGGCATCGATAATCACACAG TGTGGAATGTGAGTAAAGATGAGAACAGCACCAGGGTGCCATGTGACCTGGATCCTGGAAGGCTGTATGAAGTGTGGATCTGTGGGGTGACTGTGGCCGGGGAGGGAGAAAGGACAACTGTCAGGTTCACCACATCTCCAGCTG attcCAGCTTCTCAATTACAGTATTCTTCACTTTTCTGAGCTGTTTAATCATCATAATATCGGTTGTTGTAATAATTTG CTGCTGTTCACGATCCAAGTGGATTTTGAAGTTCTTTAAAGTCCCAGACCCCATCAACAGCAAGTTGTTTCAGTCAATGAACAATCAG ttcCGACAATCATGGCTTGCAAACCCCTCGGAGTACACACTGACCGTCTCCCAGGTGGAGGTATTCATAATCCCTGAAAACCCCCTAGacccagaggaggaggaggaagaggaggaggaactcATAGTTGGTTTACCTCAAGTTGAGCCCCAGCGAACTCATCCAGAGACGGACAGAGACCGCGAGGAAGACGGTGATAAAGAGCTACACAAGCCTGGAGAAATAGAGACGATTGATTCCAAGCATCTTCCTGGGACAAATAACTACAGTCAGATGCTCGACAGCAGTGAGGAGGAGGCCAGCAGGGATGATGAATATGAGGAATGGGAGGAGCAGGCTTGTCCTTCAGACTACGAGAAACATTTCATGCCCTGCATTCAGGATGCATAA